The Microcystis panniformis FACHB-1757 region AACTGCAAGTTTTGGATTAATCATAATTCTGACAGTTATGTCGGGTTTTATAGATGAAAAGAAGATAGAGTCATTCGATAAGACAAGTTCATTGGTGAAAGATTTAATCACATTTATATTGACCGCTCAGACAGGTTTAATTGGTACAGCCCTTGGTTTTTACTTTGGCTCTAGAGGTAATAATGCAGATTAATTAATCTGAGCGCAATCGCCGATATTGTAGGGTGCGTTCATGAAATGTAACGCATCTTATTTTTGCTTATGTAAACAGTAATTTGAATACGATGACAATTTTTTAGCTAGACTAGAATAAATTATTGCGCTATGCAATTAAATTATACCTTTCAATCTAGGAGCAGCCATGCTAGACACAGCAACTCTTGAACGACGCTTGATAACCCTTGAACAAGTGCGATCGCTATCGCTGTAGGGTGCGTTCCCTAATGTAACTTCTACCGACGATCGATTTTTGGGGAACGCACCATGCACATTGATTGAAGCTGTAAGAACCATTTCTGCAAAGGCTGTGAAATTGAAGGCTCTTGTGCAGGTCAGTGTCAAGTCACTTTGGAGTCTTCCAGAAATGACAGTCAATTAGTTGCAAAAATGTGCGAGTTAATAATTGCAACTACACAGAATTTGGTTGACGAACATCTAGAAGGCAGCTGAAATTCTGTGTTTATGACTAAGAACTAGGCTCTTCTGGTTTCTGTGTGGAAACTAGGTCTATACTGATAGTTTATTCCGCAAAATAGTCCTAAAAGTTTTGCCCAATAAGCACTTCAGGATTCCATAAGCCAAAATTATCACACAAAGTCGAGAAGAGCCAGAACTAGCTGCCCAAAGCAAAGACACTTCATATTGATTAAATGTTGAATCCGCACTCACAAGTGTCATATCTTCTACCTGAGCTTGTGCAATCAGCATTCGGTCAAAAGGATCACGATGATGTAAAGGCAATGCAGCCGCCCGCAAAGCATGAGAAGCATTGATCTCTAACGATCTAGCTCCTAGTTGGGTCATTCGAGTAGAGACATAATTATCTATTTGCTCTGGCAGTGGTAATTTACCGATTGAGACTTTAATTCCCATCTCCCAAACACTGGCAACAGAAAACCACACTTCATTGCTTTCGTTGGCAATTTGTTCAATTACATTCTCACTTAACTTGTCTGGTTGGGCAAACCACCACAGCCAGCATTGTGTATCCAGTAAAAGTCTCACTCCGCACCACCCTCAAATGCTACCAAAATATCTTCTGGTAAAGGGGCATTAAAATCATCTGGTACGGTAAACATCCCTCGATCTTGTCCTAAACTAGACCGTCGATCTAAAGATGTCCGAAATGGAACAAGTTTAGCAATTGGAATACCTCGGTTTGAAATAACGATTTCCTCTCCGAGTTCCACACGGGACAATAGCCGAGAAAGGTTTGTTTTAGCCTGATGAATGTTTACAGTTTCCATGCTCTTAAAAAACTAAGTCCACAAACTAAGTTTAGTTTAAATGACTTTAGGATACAATGACTATAAAAGCTAGTAGCCAGTTGGATATATTTGTTATGGAATTAATATCCCGTGTTGTTCACAGTGATCCCGACATTCTAGGGGGAACCCCTGTTTTTGTAGGAACTCGTGTGCCGATGAGAACCCTACTTGATTATCTTGAGGCTGGTGATTCATTAGAAGTATTTCTAGACCATTTTCCCAGTGTCAGTCGAGAACAGGCGATCTCAGCCCTTGAATTAGCAAAGGAAATGTTGACAGCCTATGCGAATCCTGCTCGATGAATGCGCCCCACGTCCGTTAAAGCGTGAGCTTGCCGATTACGAGGTATGCACAGTTGTTGAGATGGGATGGTCAGGGAAAAAGAACGGTGAGTTGCTGAGGCTGATGATTCAGGAGGGTTTCACGATTCTCCTCACTACAGATCAAAATTTGCGTTATCAGCAAAATTTACAGCAAGCTGGAGTGGCAGTTATTGTTTTTGTAGCAACCAGCAACAAACTTTCTGACTTACTTCCCCTAATGCCAGATGCCTGTAGCGTATTAGATAAAGTTGCTCCAGGAGAAGTGATTGAAGTTGGAGGCTCCTGAAAGTTGTGTTGGCGAAAGCAGCATAACTCCGCATCCCTAGCGATATCTCGATCCCAAATCACGGGAATCTGCTGTTTAGCGATTAATTCGGCTTCTTCTCGACAAATAGCCCGAATTCCCCTGGGTAAAGTCGGTAAACCCATTTCTAACACCCGACGCATCACACAGGCGTGGTTATGGTGGGAGCCTTCGTACTCACAACGCATATCGCCATGAGCATCAATTTGAACCACAGTAAAAGGTTCCGATAAAGCTTGTCGGTAAGCTTGTACTACTCCCGTGGTGATAGCGTGTTCACCCCCGACGGTGACGACAAATTTATCATCGGCAATTATTGGTTTCCTGCGGGCGATAATCTGGAAATATAGCCATCAGTTGGGCTGCTTCATATTGCTGTAACAAAAAACAATTATCCCCGATAGCGATCGCTAAAGATCGAATAATTATCAATTTTTGTCAAGGGGGGCGGTCAGATATAGGAATCATCGCTAGAATGAGCCTAATTGTCAGGAATTTAGTTAAACAAGATTTTTGGCAATATGCTAATCTGGCTAACAAGCTTTTGGGCTTGATATAGGGAAAAGTTCTGGCGATAGTTGACCCATATCGTTACTCTGGAGATTGTTATGCAGAAAGTTGACCTATAATATGTAGTTATATTTTCAAGAGAAGAGAAGAGAAAAAATGTTATCAACACTTCTAAGTAAAGCCGTACAAAAAGCTCAAGAACTGCCAGAAGCAATTCAAGACGAACTGGCAGAGCAGTTTATTGAAGACATCGAAAATGAAATCCAATGGCAAGAAACATTATCTAAACCCCAAGACAGCTTAATTCTCAAAGAACTTGCTCAGAAAGCTATTGCGGATTCAGAAAACGGACAGACTGAAGAAATGGGATTTGATGATCTATGAAGTCGGAACTAAATCCAGATTTCGTCGGCTTATTTCAACAGCTACCAGAAAGAGTGAAAAGAACAGCCAGAAAAAATTACAAGTTATGGAAAGATAACCCAAGTCATCCAAGCTGAGAATTTAAGGAGGTCAATCAAGAAGACCAGATCTGGTCAATCAGAGTCGGTATAGGTTGGAGAGCGCAAGGGAAGAATCAAGAGTAAGAATGTAATTGTTTGGTTTTGGATAGGCTCTCACGCAGAGTATGACAAATTGTTAAAGAAGTTGTGAACCAAGAAACATAACAAATCACTGCACCCGAAATAATAGTGAAATTTTGTGACAAAGTGCAGTCATATCTAAGAATCTTTGCTATAACTTTGGAAAGCTTCTGTGATAAGTTTCCTTAAAGGAGATTGTTTGCAGTAAGCTGATATGGCTAACAGGCTTTTGGGCGTGATATAGGGAAAACTTCCGGCGATTGCGCCTAAATAGAGTGTTATACAGAAAGTTGACCCATATCGTTACCCCAGAGAGTGTTATACAGAAAGTTGACCTATAATATGTAGTTAGCTGGCTAATTTGAAATGCTTCTGAGGCATTTGAAGAAACTTATTTGAGCTATCCTTACCATTTCATGCGACACAATTTCATGCGACGAAAGAAGAAAGCTCAGCAAAGATTGTCACCCTGGTTATCTGCACTACCAGTTGCGATTTTCCTGACCAGTTGCGATAGCATAATTGCGACTGGAGTCCGTTTTAGCTCTCCGCTTCCTGAACTCAGCCAAATTGCAGTCTTCTCGATCATATGGCTTATACCCGCATTCCTGATTGGGATATTTGTTAGTATAGATCATGATGAGATGACTACAGGGTATGGATCTGATGGTATAGTTTTTTTGCCAACAGGCAAGACAGTTCCTGGAGATCCACAGTCAGCTAATTTCTTGGCGAACCTTTGGCTTGTGGCTTATCCCATCGGCTATTTTTACTACACACATCTTGATAAACTAGCCTTGACATTGACGACTTTCCCTAATTTGGATTGGATTTTACTTAGGATTATTTTCCCGGCGTTGTCTCTTGCTTTGATTGCTTGGGTTATCTTAGCAATTTGGGAATTTTCTGATTCATTCTTCATTTTTAGGTGGTTAATTCTTGGTTGGAAAATCTTAGTCTCGCTTGCAACGATTAATTTGATAGGGTGGCTGCTTGCACTATTTGTTCCTTGGTTGTTAAACCTGGTTATTGATTTAGCTTCATGGCTCTTTCGGCGATAGGTTGAACCAAAATTTTGTACTGCGATAGTATTTGGGTACTCAGTGTGATCGCCGATCTGGTAGGGTGCGTTAATGAATGAAATGTAACGCACCTTATTTTTATTGCTTGTCCTTCTGTATCCCATAGGATACACTTAAGGCATGATTGAAATTCGCCAGACCGAAACCTACTCTCAGTGGTTTAGCAATTTGCGGGATCGCCAAGCAAAAGCACGTATAGACATTCGTGTTCGTCGCCTGTCTATGGGCAATCCAGGCGATGTTAAACCAGTAGGAAAAGGTGTATCGGAACTGCGGATCGATTATGGCCAAGGCTATCGGGTGTATTTCATTCAGCGAGGAGAGACCTTGATCATCCTCTTGGCAGCAGGAGATAAGCAAACTCAAGAACGGGACATCAAAACAGCATTAAATTTAGCACAAGACTTATAGGAGATTTTCATGGCTACTATCCAAACCTATCCTTGGGATGCGGCAGAACATCTCGAAACAAAAGAAGATATAGCTGCATATCTTGAAGCAGCCCTTGAAGATGGCGATCCAAGCTTAGTGGTAGCAGCATTAGGTGATATTGCTCGATCTAAAGGGATGACACATATTGCCCGTGAAACAGGGTTGGGGCGTGAAAGTCTCTATAAAGCTTTGTCAATCGAAGGCAATCCAGAGTTTGCCACAGTTCTTAAGGTCTTACAATCACTTGGGTTACGCCTCCAAGTCGTACCAATTGCCTAACTTCACCGTTATACTGAATCGGTTTTTAATAGTATGATTAACTCCCAATCCCACTTTAAAAACCCGCTCTCCCCCATACCTGTTAAACAAGATTTAGGATCAGAGTGATCGCTAGATTAAAGGTTAAGTAATGTTAAGATCATAATTCTTCATGAAGAAAGCGCATGATCGCCGAGTAACTGTAGCCAAAATACCAAATTTTGCCCCAGTCACAATAAAGTAGGGATCAAGCGCATTCGATCGAAGCAAGAATTTTCTCCCCAGTATCTATGAATCAATCAGAAAGTTGCGGTAAGGTCTATCTCGTCGGTGCGGGTCCCGGGGATCCCGGTTTGTTGACCTTAAAAGCGAAAGTTCTCTTAGAAAATGCCGATGTTGTCCTCTATGATGCCCTAGTCAGCCCCTCGATTCTAGCCATGATTAACCACCGGGCCGAACAAATCCATGGGGGTAAGCGTCGCGGTCGTCATTCTCTGGTACAGGAGGAAATCACCGCTTTACTGATCGAGAAGGCCCAGACTAATGCTGTGGTTGTTCGTCTTAAAGGAGGGGATCCCTTTGTTTTCGGTCGCGGGGGTGAAGAAATGCTCGATCTGATTGCGGCCGGAATTAGCGTCGAGATCGTGCCGGGGATCACTTCAGGAATTGCTGTGCCTGCCTACGCCGGTATTCCCCTCACCCATCGCGATTATAGTTCCTCCGTTACCTTCGTCACCGGCCACGAGATGGCGGGTAAATATCGTCCTCAAGTTAACTGGTCAGCGATCGCCCATGGTGCGGAAACAATTGTCGTTTACATGGGTGTGCATAATTTACCCTATATTATCGGCGAGTTAACCAAGGCGGGCAGAAGTCCAGAAACACCGATCGCCCTGATTCGCTGGGGAACAACACCGCAACAACAGCAGTTAATCGGTACTTTCACCACGATTATGGACCAGATCGAAGCCACCGGCTTTGAAGCCCCAGCGATCGCTGTTATCGGTGCAGTGGTGAACCTTCACGATCTCTTGCAAGCGGGACAACCTTTGCTATCGAGGACAATCCCCCCCACCCCCATTTCTCTCTGATTCGGTTCCCATGCGTCAATATCAAAAATCCCTGACAATTGCCACCAGTCCCAAGAATTTCCATCGTCTGACTGCCCCCATAGAAGCGATCGTGGCTGAATCGGGCATAACGACGGGATTATGCAGTATATTTGTCTGTCACACCTCCGCTTCTTTGCTGATCCAAGAAAATGCCGATCCCGATGTTCTCACCGATTTGGCCAATTTCTTCGCCAAGTTAGTCCCGGAAGATAGCAGTCTCTACTATCACTCTACCGAAGGGCCAGACGATATGCCCGCTCACATTCGCTCGGTCCTAACCCGGACATCGGAACAAATCCCGATCGCTAGAGGTAAATTAGTTTTAGGGATCTGGCAAGGTATCTATCTCTGGGAACATCGTCAGAGTCGTCATCAAAGGCAAGTGGTGGTTCATATCACCGGGGTCTAAAGCGTTGCGTATAGTTTTGTAATAGAAACTTTACTCGTACCCCTCATCG contains the following coding sequences:
- a CDS encoding DUF5615 family PIN-like protein; translation: MRILLDECAPRPLKRELADYEVCTVVEMGWSGKKNGELLRLMIQEGFTILLTTDQNLRYQQNLQQAGVAVIVFVATSNKLSDLLPLMPDACSVLDKVAPGEVIEVGGS
- a CDS encoding addiction module antidote protein translates to MATIQTYPWDAAEHLETKEDIAAYLEAALEDGDPSLVVAALGDIARSKGMTHIARETGLGRESLYKALSIEGNPEFATVLKVLQSLGLRLQVVPIA
- a CDS encoding secondary thiamine-phosphate synthase enzyme YjbQ, which gives rise to MRQYQKSLTIATSPKNFHRLTAPIEAIVAESGITTGLCSIFVCHTSASLLIQENADPDVLTDLANFFAKLVPEDSSLYYHSTEGPDDMPAHIRSVLTRTSEQIPIARGKLVLGIWQGIYLWEHRQSRHQRQVVVHITGV
- a CDS encoding DUF433 domain-containing protein; translation: MTIKASSQLDIFVMELISRVVHSDPDILGGTPVFVGTRVPMRTLLDYLEAGDSLEVFLDHFPSVSREQAISALELAKEMLTAYANPAR
- a CDS encoding type II toxin-antitoxin system Phd/YefM family antitoxin is translated as METVNIHQAKTNLSRLLSRVELGEEIVISNRGIPIAKLVPFRTSLDRRSSLGQDRGMFTVPDDFNAPLPEDILVAFEGGAE
- a CDS encoding type II toxin-antitoxin system RelE/ParE family toxin, which produces MIEIRQTETYSQWFSNLRDRQAKARIDIRVRRLSMGNPGDVKPVGKGVSELRIDYGQGYRVYFIQRGETLIILLAAGDKQTQERDIKTALNLAQDL
- the cobA gene encoding uroporphyrinogen-III C-methyltransferase, with the translated sequence MNQSESCGKVYLVGAGPGDPGLLTLKAKVLLENADVVLYDALVSPSILAMINHRAEQIHGGKRRGRHSLVQEEITALLIEKAQTNAVVVRLKGGDPFVFGRGGEEMLDLIAAGISVEIVPGITSGIAVPAYAGIPLTHRDYSSSVTFVTGHEMAGKYRPQVNWSAIAHGAETIVVYMGVHNLPYIIGELTKAGRSPETPIALIRWGTTPQQQQLIGTFTTIMDQIEATGFEAPAIAVIGAVVNLHDLLQAGQPLLSRTIPPTPISL